AGACTAAGCAAGGACAAGTTCCAAAGGGAGGAGAGCCCACCACCTGGCTTCAGGGCCCACACGTTGTAGTCCTTCATGATCTCGGTAAGGCCTATAGCTTGTGAACAGGTGGGGTGGATTCAAGATCCAGGAAGCTTTAGGCCACTGCGGTGGATGGAGAGCCAGAGGAATCCACCACTGTGGGCTCTTAGGAGGCCTGGGGCTTCTGGTTCTTCAGGAAGTTTCCTGGGCTGAGAGATGTAGCTGCGCCTGCCTTTGGGCCTGGCTCACCAATGGGGCATCCCGCAGCCCCCTAAGGATCTGAGAGAGCACAAGGGCAGGGCTGGAGAGGTGACTGGTGGCGCTGTGTCTCCTTGGCTCCCACTGGGGGTTGGTCTACCGGGCACTGGGGAAGAGGAGAGGCTGAGTGGTCTGATGACACAGGGTGTGCCGAATGAAGATTGTGAAGTCACAGAGGAAGTGGGGTGCTACAGCCGGGCCTGGGGCTGACCTGGGGCAAGAGGAGGAAAGGTGTTGCTCAGGCAGACCTGTGGAAGGGAGCCTCTGGGATCAGCGGGGCACACCTGGTGCCCACAGTGGACTGATGAGTCGGGTGAGGCCACCCTGGCCCAAgggtccccctccccctcctcctcaggAACGCAGACAGTTCTGTGGTCCACATTCTGGAAACCTTAAACACCACCCACACCATGTGGAAGGAAAGCAGTTGAGACTGGGTGGCACATCTGGTTGCTCCCCTTTCCCCCCCCAGACTCCTCCCGGGCTCACCGCCCTTGCTCTGCCTAGCCCCAGCTCTGTGAGCTTTCTGTTCCTCTTGAGTAGCTGGCCTCCAGGACTTGGGGTTCCGGTACTCCGGGGAGTGTGCGCTGGAGAGCAGAGGCATCCTGAAGAGCACCACTGACTCCCACCCTCCTACTTCTCCAGATGCAGGGGCCTCCATGGCTGTGATAAGCCTTCTGTTCTTGGCAGTGATGTACGTTGTCCACCACCCCTTGCTGGTCAGTGACCGGATGGACTTGGACACGCTAGCCAGAAGCCGGCAGCTGGAAAAGCGGATGAGCGAGGAGATGCGCCAGTTGGAGCTGGAGTTTGAAGAGAGGAAGCGAGCAgcagaggagaagcagaaggcagAGAACTTCTGGAGAGGGGACACCTCCGGTGACCAGCTAGTGCTGGGGAAGAAGGACAGGGGGTGGCCGTTCCAGGTGGACGGCCAGGAGGGCCCCCTGGGCTGGATGCTAGGAAATCTGTGGAATGCTGGCctcttttgcatttttctcatttttgagcTCCTGCGACAGAACATGCAGCACGAGCCAGCCTTTGATTCCAGCAGCGACGACGATGAGGAGGAGGTCCGAGTGGTGCCCATCACCTCCTACAACTGGCTCACTGACTTCCCCTCCAGGGAGGCCCTGGAGTCCTTCCACAAACACCACGTCCAGAACGTCACCCGGGACCTGCCCTGCACCTGCGAGTTTGTGGAGAGCTTTGTGGATGACCTCATCGAGGCCTGTCGGGTGCTCAGCCGCCGGGAGGCTCACCCACAGCTGGAGGACTGCCTGGGCATCGGGGCGGCTTTCGAGAAATGGGGAACCCTTCATGAGACCCAGAAGTTTGACATCCTGGTGCCCGTCATCCCCCCACAGGGCACAATGTTCGTGCTGGAGATGAGGGATCCGGCCCTCGGCCGCCGCTGTGGCTGCGTGCTGGTGGAGTCAGGATGCGTGTGCAAGCGCGAGAAGCTGCTGGGGGACGTGCTGTGCCTGGTGCACCACCACAGGGACCACTCGGCCCTCGTGGGTAAGTCTAACAGCTCCATCAAGGCGGCGCTCTGCACCGGCTCCCACCTGGACGTGTACAAGACTGTACAATGGTTCCGGAACATGGTGGGCAATGCCTGGGCCCTTGTGGCCCACAAGTATGACTTCAAGCTCAGCTTGCCACCGTCCACCACCTGTTGCAAGC
This window of the Bubalus bubalis isolate 160015118507 breed Murrah chromosome 12, NDDB_SH_1, whole genome shotgun sequence genome carries:
- the ITPRIPL1 gene encoding inositol 1,4,5-trisphosphate receptor-interacting protein-like 1; the encoded protein is MAVISLLFLAVMYVVHHPLLVSDRMDLDTLARSRQLEKRMSEEMRQLELEFEERKRAAEEKQKAENFWRGDTSGDQLVLGKKDRGWPFQVDGQEGPLGWMLGNLWNAGLFCIFLIFELLRQNMQHEPAFDSSSDDDEEEVRVVPITSYNWLTDFPSREALESFHKHHVQNVTRDLPCTCEFVESFVDDLIEACRVLSRREAHPQLEDCLGIGAAFEKWGTLHETQKFDILVPVIPPQGTMFVLEMRDPALGRRCGCVLVESGCVCKREKLLGDVLCLVHHHRDHSALVGKSNSSIKAALCTGSHLDVYKTVQWFRNMVGNAWALVAHKYDFKLSLPPSTTCCKLRLDYRSGRFLSIRLVLGVQREDTLVYLVSQAPDQEQVTSVDWPESFAACEHLFLKLVGRFAPENTCHLKCLQIILSLRDLQSLPQGASRPILTSYHFKTALMHLLLRLPLTDWQHDMLSQRLQDILWFLGRGLQQRSLHHFLIGNTFLPLTIPIPKTFRNAEPVNLFQHLVLNPMAHSQAVEEFHNLLAQVKALPCSSLAGAR